The Pirellulaceae bacterium region TCCACCAGCGTAGGGCTAGCGATATAGGGAGCTGAATCGGATCGCTTCCAGGTAACTCGATCCGAATCGGTTACGTCGCCCGCAGCGTTCAGCGCTATCGCTTGAATCGAGAATCCGCGGTGGCCTGTCATGCAGATCGTGGTGTCCTTCCAAATCAGGGGCGTTGGAATCGGATTGGTGGTCTGTCCGCCGCACTGCCACAGAAGTTCGCCCGACTTCAAATCGTAAGAGCGAATGGTCGTACCATTGGCTATTACCTGTACGCGGCCAAATCGCTCGATAATTCTGGGTGTCGACCAACTAGTCAGTTCATTGCGATCTTGTCGCCATAAATCTTCGCCAGTTCGCGCATTGACGGCTAAAATATACGAATTTTGCTCTTGATCCCACGGAATCACCAACACGTCGCCATGAACGGCTACCGATGCGCCTTCGCCGAATTGATTACGAGTCGTCATCTGTCCCAGGTCCTTGTTCCAGATAACATTGCCATCCAAGTCTAAGCACCACACACCTTGGCTGCCAAAATTGCACCATAGATAACGACCGTCGGTAACCACAGATGCCGACGCATAAGTGTTGGAACGATGGCCGCCTTCGTGTGGCGTCGCCCTACAAACCGTTTGGTTCCACACCGTCTTGCCATCACTTAAGTCCATGCATAAGACGTTGAAACTAAACTCTGCGGTTGGCTTGGGATTGTTCATGCCTGCCAAGCCGCGACGCCTGCCTGCGGATTGTTCATCGGACTGGTTAGCCGATGGCGACGCATCTTGCGGTTGGTTTTCAATAGCAGTCATCAGATAGATCCGACCATTCCACACGATGGGACTACTGTGGCCACGTCCCGGAACAGGTACTTTCCATTGCAGGTTTTGTTCGGGGCCGAATTTTAGGGGAGGATTTGCCGACGCAGGCGCGACACCATTTCCATCCGGGCCACGAAAGGTGGGCCAGTTCTCAGAGGCACCGACAGCCGCTGTCCCCATCCATGTTGTCAGCATCCCGCACCACAACGCCCAATGACCAGCTCGCATATCACACCTCAACTTTGCACAAGTCCTCGCGACGTCCTCAAGCCGTCCATCATAACGCATCGCATCGAGGCAGCAATCAGGTACAGTGGTGGCTAGGCTGGTCGAAAGCTGTGCTACGAAGGTGGCTGGGATGGCCAGAGCATCGTTGAGCTAGATATTAGTCGCAATCTACCGCCTTCAGGCGACACTTGCTACGGATACCATCGCCCGGCGACTTTAGCTACCA contains the following coding sequences:
- a CDS encoding PQQ-binding-like beta-propeller repeat protein produces the protein MRAGHWALWCGMLTTWMGTAAVGASENWPTFRGPDGNGVAPASANPPLKFGPEQNLQWKVPVPGRGHSSPIVWNGRIYLMTAIENQPQDASPSANQSDEQSAGRRRGLAGMNNPKPTAEFSFNVLCMDLSDGKTVWNQTVCRATPHEGGHRSNTYASASVVTDGRYLWCNFGSQGVWCLDLDGNVIWNKDLGQMTTRNQFGEGASVAVHGDVLVIPWDQEQNSYILAVNARTGEDLWRQDRNELTSWSTPRIIERFGRVQVIANGTTIRSYDLKSGELLWQCGGQTTNPIPTPLIWKDTTICMTGHRGFSIQAIALNAAGDVTDSDRVTWKRSDSAPYIASPTLVDDTVYLVKGNSGILSAVNVANGETVIDQQRLPGVDQMYASLVTAGGHVYAVGRGGMIVVLKHGPRYDEVHRVELGEPVDATPAISGQRLLIRSHEHLYCFAEGK